In Daphnia magna isolate NIES unplaced genomic scaffold, ASM2063170v1.1 Dm_contigs139, whole genome shotgun sequence, a single genomic region encodes these proteins:
- the LOC116931940 gene encoding LOW QUALITY PROTEIN: histone-lysine N-methyltransferase SETD1 (The sequence of the model RefSeq protein was modified relative to this genomic sequence to represent the inferred CDS: inserted 1 base in 1 codon) has product MNPAKQKNWKLLTDPLIIKGAVKLFRYEGQVQGDPTYPAVHVRDPRSQIQRLWSRPEVLDLPVPRFRIDAEYIGDPPSVEVTICNVNDNIDKVFLGDLVKKHGPFEELQIFYHPKTNKHLGLARVIFENVKNAKACVEKLNQTSVMGRPLQVFLDPFGAECKKLFETLTTEKKPEVKPEIKKIENKPSEEPETVVPVPPLQVIQREKSSSQLQTTNNLESEEHYFNSNGHAGVEGSYNFPPPSFSVPPPTADFYGGWHQQFWNTSAPSWVTQPPPEAALANSNHEEEKKEEEPLVLDLDSRIELLLKGKISAALNTPAFLQLHLDGSSNSGSSRSSSRAADHDNKNVDPCSSPPLSPPPSPFLSQEIYFEYYKAAHPEPPQAPRLSGEILNDEMSLSSLSSGDEKIFNSDGTKIEIDDQNAGGPSFSHFFPPPPNYSSSDPYFAWRGMYGNAYNQSAAFASGTNNAAYPNFNYPPPNGYPPLVDVAQSTASTMQNNAQPEQGAEDPHAATIEEVVDRIVAELKQILKKDFNRRMVEGTAFKAFENWWDEQSKQETKGPLTKPNSLNSITSALQQPGQPPQSVAQTSEQQPQAATKKVSLGFEGLNFGFGLGLGLRASMPKLPSFRRKIRPPSPPPMDGDSRRRLQDSDDESRDTRNDRRYNQRGRGSLRSLYSSSSSSSSSSSDDEDLEDRHRKRNRRQRGSVSFSSSSSSSDDRSHSDSDSISGAESISEGSLPDSPRPMANKTSRTETCLELEEVSPDRPPTPGTPDIREEPEDRLSHLIDQAKEKEDSDSSTSSSASFVYKDHCYSLPPKEEPPDEKGSSASPSPKREDHLNDRVKSEKITKVPSKLKNAEALKKKQSKREAKRIRDSTTPDPVLPIKKTFAPRDMIEEMSYFYEFLAKGIDAEDISYFHKSYENLLSQDALQTQGYWLNDTHWVDYDPTEMDPSPSKRKRKEEPRPHKSGSARTEGYYKLDSKEKAKHKSHFARCVTEDSRLLEANVSSVRTAGLGPTDTGNKGQALSREARSNQRRLLTAFGLENDSDLLKFNQLKFRGAKLKFGKSSIHDWGLFAVESIAADEMVIEYVGQVVRPVLADLRETQYEAVGIGSSYLFRVDLEYIIDATKCGNLARFINHSCNPNCYARVITIESQKKXVIYSKQPIGVGEEITYDYKFPIEEDKIVCLCGSSQCRGTLN; this is encoded by the exons ATGAATCCGGCCAAGCAAAAAAACTGGAAGCTCCTCACTGATCCTCTCATTATTAAAGGAGCAGTGAAGCTCTTTCGGTATGAGGGACAAGTCCAAGGAGATCCCACCTATCCTGCTGTTCATGTTCGAGATCCACGTTCTCAAATACAAAGGCTTTGGTCCAGGCCTGAAGTTCTTGATCTTCCAGTGCCAAGATTCAGG AtagatgcagaatacataggGGACCCACCCTCAGTTGAAGTCACTATATGTAATGTCAATGATAACATTGATAAAGTTTTTCTTGGAGATCTG GTAAAAAAACATGGCCCATTTGAGGAACTTCAGATCTTTTACCACCCAAAAACCAATAAACATTTGGGATTGGCTAGAGTCATATTTGAGAATgtaaaaaatgcaaaagctTGTGTAGAAAAGCTCAATCAAACCTCAGTTATGGGAAGACCTTTACAAGTATTTCTTGACCCATTCG GGGCGGAGTGCAAAAAACTCTTCGAAACGCTAACGACGGAGAAAAAGCCTGAGGTTAAACccgaaattaaaaaaattgaaaacaaaccaAGTGAAGAGCCAGAAACGGTTGTTCCAGTTCCTCCTCTACAAGTCATACAAAGGGAGAAAAGCAGCAGTCAGCTGCAAACCACCAATAATCTTGAATCAGAAGAGCACTATTTTAATTCCAACGGCCATGCCGGTGTTGAGGGGTCCTACAATTTTCCTCCACCCTCATTCTCTGTTCCGCCACCCACTGCCGACTTCTATGGAGGTTGGCACCAGCAGTTTTGGAATACATCAGCTCCTTCGTGGGTCACGCAACCACCTCCAGAAGCAGCTCTCGCGAACAGCAATCatgaagaagagaagaaagagGAGGAGCCTCTCGTTTTGGATTTAGATTCGCGGATAGAGCTCCTCTTGAAGGGGAAGATCTCGGCGGCACTCAATACACCCGCTTTCCTACAACTTCATCTAGATGGTAGCAGTAATTCTGGTTCCTCGAGAAGTAGCAGTCGAGCTGCCGATCACGATAACAAAAATGTAGACCCTTGTTCCAGTCCACCACTCTCCCCACCTCCCTCCCCTTTCTTATCCCaagaaatttattttgaataTTATAAAGCTGCACATCCAGAACCCCCACAAG CCCCACGTTTAAGTGGAGAGATACTTAACGACGAAATGAGCCTGTCCAGTTTAAGCTCCGgagatgaaaaaattttcaactcTGATggaactaaaattgaaatagaTGACCAAAACGCAGGAGGCCCTTCATTTTCGCACTTTTTCCCTCCACCTCCAAACTACTCTTCTAGTGATCCCTACTTTGCGTGGCGGGGTATGTATGGAAATGCATACAATCAGTCCGCTGCATTCGCCTCGGGAACAAATAACGCTGCATATCCGAATTTCAATTATCCCCCGCCAAATGGATATCCCCCTTTGGTTGATGTGGCCCAATCTACTGCTTCCACCATGCAGAACAATGCGCAACCCGAACAAGGCGCAGAAGATCCTCATGCTGCAACCATTGA GGAAGTTGTGGATCGCATAGTTGCTGAacttaaacaaattttgaagAAAGATTTCAATCGACGGATGGTTGAGGGAACGGCATTCAAAG CATTCGAAAATTGGTGGGATGAGCAAAGTAAGCAGGAAACCAAAGGTCCGTTGACAAAGCCAAACTCTCTGAATTCGATAACGTCAGCTCTCCAGCAGCCAGGTCAGCCACCTCAGTCAGTGGCGCAAACAAGTGAACAACAGCCACAAGCCGCTACGAAAAAAGTGAGCCTAGGATTTGAAGGTCTCAATTTCGGTTTTGGATTGGGTTTAGGGCTAAGGGCGTCGATGCCGAAATTACCTTCATTCAGA CGAAAGATAAGGCCTCCCTCCCCACCGCCAATGGATGGCGATTCCAGAAGGAGATTGCAGGATTCTGATGATGAATCTCGAGAT ACACGTAACGACAGGCGATACAATCAAAGAGGTCGTGGTTCTTTGCGTTCCTTGTATAGCAGcagtagcagcagcagtagCAGCAGCAGTGACGATGAA GATCTTGAAGATAGACATCGAAAGCGGAATCGGCGGCAAAGAGGAAGCGTCTCATTTTCCTCGTCATCTTCTAGCTCTGATGATCGTTCCCATTCAGATTCGGATTCCATATCTGGTGCAGAGAGTATAAGTGAAGGAAGTTTACCTGATTCTCCTCGTCCAATGGCTAACAAAACTAGCCGAACAGAAACTTGCCTTGAG TTAGAGGAAGTATCGCCAGACAGACCTCCAACTCCTGGTACGCCTGATATTCGAGAGGAACCAGAGGATCGTTTATCCCACCTTATCGATCaggccaaagaaaaagaagatagTGACAGTTCGACATCTTCATCAGCCTCCTTTGTTTATAAAGATCATTGCTATTCATTACCTCCAAAGGAAGAACCTCCAGATGAAAAGGGCTCTTCCGCCTCCCCCTCACCTAAACGTGAAGATCATTTGAATGATAGGGTAAAATCGGAGAAGATTACCAAAGTGCCTAGCAAGCTCAAAAATGCTGAAGCACTCAAGAAGAAGCAATCAAAG AGGGAGGCTAAGCGTATTCGTGATTCAACGACACCGGATCCGGTCTTACCTATCAAAAAGACCTTCGCGCCGCGCGATATGATAGAAGAAATGTCATACTTCTACGAATTTTTAGCCAAAGGGATTGATGCAGAAGACATATCCTATTTCCATAAAAGCTACGAAAATCTTCTGTCTCAGGACGCTTTACAG ACTCAGGGCTACTGGCTCAATGACACGCATTGGGTGGACTATGATCCAACAGAGATGGATCCTTCACCGTCTAAACGAAAGCGAAAAGAAGAGCCCCGTCCTCACAAGTCTGGATCGGCACGAACCGAGGGCTACTATAAACTTGACAGTAAAGAGAAAGCCAAGCACAAGTCGCATTTCGCTCGATGCGTCACTGAAGACTCACGTTTGCTGGAAGCCAACGTC TCCTCCGTACGGACAGCTGGTCTGGGTCCTACAGATACGGGTAACAAGGGACAAGCACTGTCGCGTGAAGCTCGATCGAATCAACGAAGACTTCTAACAGCTTTTGGCTTAGAAAATGATTCTGATCTCCTGAAATTCAATCAGCTTAAG TTCCGTGGGGCTAAATTAAAGTTCGGTAAGTCTTCGATTCACGACTGGGGACTTTTTGCCGTAGAATCGATTGCTGCGGATGAAATGGTGATTGAATACGTCGGGCAG GTTGTGCGTCCTGTGTTGGCCGACTTGCGAGAGACTCAATACGAAGCAGTCGGTATAGGCTCTTCATACTTATTTCGTGTGGATTTGGAGTACATCATAGACGCCACAAAATGCGGAAATCTGGCCCGCTTCATCAACCACTCATGCAAt CCAAATTGTTATGCTCGAGTCATCACTATCGAAAGCCAGAAAA TTGTGATCTATTCAAAACAACCTATTGGTGTTGGGGAAGAAATCACGTACGATTACAAGTTCCCCATCGAAGAGGACAAAATTGTTTGCCTCTGCGGCTCGAGCCAATGTCGTGGTACTTTGAATTGA
- the LOC116931941 gene encoding lipase maturation factor 2 isoform X1 — protein sequence MGSEIYNTRNVYLRCMAAIYLSAFTSFYVQIRGLYGPNGILPSHATLGIQDKRHFFDKFWENPTLLHLAPVFGLTVSYCMELFALTGILLSFLGLVYQKICNLFIFFTLWLLYLSLYKVGQTFLHFQWDIMLLESGFITIVVAPILFSEKRKTTPRDQLCFWLVKWLLFRLMFASGVVKLTSKCPTWWNLSALTVHYESQCIPAPLAWYLHQSPVWFHKLSVVATYVIEIALPFLFFAPFRKLRLFSCYGQMLLQVMIIASGNYNFFNLLTITFCFSLMDDRHLFGLQNNKKASAMENTVTGITLGLLIYFTVLWFGIDLGKEVPVHSEIQFSAKDFERALKLAVATSIAIGAISFFFTACTSLYDLVFRSRSSLFEYILNVIQYVTYFTVACFLFGISLVPYSTLDPATRTSLPVFLNRWHGQFDQFHLTSSYGLFRSMTGVNGRPEVILEGATELQGPYNEISFKYKPGQIERPCPFIVPYQPRLDWQMWFAALGTYHHNPWLVSLTYRILTNESDVINLLDSNIYNEFEEDWPPKYIKGSLYTYKYTSSSDHSVTDNSWKRTRVSDYLPIFSSDHEPLIKYLENQRILGQPDITLTNTLLASFLDKVWVICSATEPHIFIWALLVSAFVVTRLS from the exons ATGGGGTCTGAAATATATAATACGAGAAATGTTTATTTAAGATGTATGGCAGCTATATATCTTTCTGCCTTCACCTCATTCTATGTGCAAATACGAG GGTTATATGGGCCCAATGGTATCCTTCCATCACATGCCACTTTAGGTATTCAAGACAAAAGGCATTTCTTTGATAAATTTTGGGAGAATCCAACATTGCTACATCTAGCTCCAGTGTTTGGGTTAACTGTTTCCTATTGCATGGAACTGTTTGCTCTGACTGGAATCCTCTTATCATTTCTTGG GCTAGTTTATCAAAAGATCTGCAATTTGTTCATATTTTTTACACTATGGCTCTTATACCTCTCGCTGTACAAAGTGGGCCAAACATTTCTCCATTTCCAGTGGGATATTATGTTACTAGAAAGTGGATTCATAACTATTGTTGTGGCTCCAATCCTTTTctcagagaaaagaaaaaccacacCAAGAGACCAGTTGTGCTTTTGGCTTGTGAAATGGTTACTTTTTCGACTCATGTTTGCTTCTGGAGTTGTAAAACTTACCAGTAAATGCCCAACATGGTGGAACTTGTCag CCTTGACAGTTCATTATGAATCTCAATGCATTCCAGCTCCGTTGGCATGGTATTTACATCAGTCTCCGGTTTGGTTCCATAAACTCTCAGTGGTGGCAACGTACGTGATTGAAATTGCGctgccttttttgttttttgcacCGTTTCGGAAATTGCGACTTTTTTCGTGCTATGGACAG ATGCTGCTTCAGGTCATGATAATCGCGAGTGGAAATTACAATTTCTTCAATCTCCTTACtattacattttgtttttcgctGATGGACGATCGTCATCTTTTTGGACTACAAAACAACAAGAAGGCGTCAGCGATGGAAAATACAGTCACTGGAATTACCCTTGGATTACTGATTTATTTTACGGTTCTTTGGTTTGGGATTGATTTAGGAAAGGAAGTCCCAGTCCATTCTGAAATAC AATTTTCTGCAAAAGATTTTGAAAGGGCCCTTAAATTAGCAGTAGCAACATCAATTGCCATTGGTGCTATATCTTTCTTCTTCACGGCTTGCACATCCCTATATGATCTCGTTTTCAGATCACGATCATCCTTGTTTGAATATATTCTGAATGTTATTCAGTATGTCACGTATTTCACCGTGGCATGTTTCCTGTTTGGAATCAGCTTG GTTCCGTATTCGACGCTTGATCCTGCGACGCGTACGTCACTTCCCGTTTTCCTTAATCGTTGGCATGGACAGTTTGATCAGTTTCATTTAACTA GTTCCTACGGTCTCTTTCGATCCATGACTGGTGTAAATGGTCGACCAGAGGTGATATTAGAAGGAGCAACTGAACTACAGGGCCCATATAACgaaatttcatttaaatataAACCTGGGCAAATTGAAAGACCATGCCCGTTCATTG TACCTTATCAACCTCGACTAGATTGGCAAAT GTGGTTTGCAGCATTGGGAACCTATCATCACAATCCCTGGTTAGTATCATTGACCTACCGAATTTTGACCAACGAGTCGGATGTCATTAATCTACTCGATTCCAATATATACAACGAGTTTGAAGAAGATTGGCCTCCAAAATATATCAAAGGAAGTTTATATACCTATAAATATACCTCTTCATCAGACCACAG TGTCACAGACAATTCGTGGAAACGAACAAGGGTTTCTGACTATCTTCCCATTTTCTCATCTGATCATGAACCATTGATTAAATACCTGGAGAACCAAAGAATACTTGGCCAACCTGATATTACATTGACAAATACTTTATTGGCATCATTTCTCGACAAAGTTTGGGTAATTTGTAGTGCAACAGAACCCCATATCTTCATTTGGGCATTGTTGGTTTCAGCTTTTGTTGTTACTCGCTTATCATAA
- the LOC116931941 gene encoding lipase maturation factor 2 isoform X2 translates to MYGSYISFCLHLILCANTRIHSHSFSGLYGPNGILPSHATLGIQDKRHFFDKFWENPTLLHLAPVFGLTVSYCMELFALTGILLSFLGLVYQKICNLFIFFTLWLLYLSLYKVGQTFLHFQWDIMLLESGFITIVVAPILFSEKRKTTPRDQLCFWLVKWLLFRLMFASGVVKLTSKCPTWWNLSALTVHYESQCIPAPLAWYLHQSPVWFHKLSVVATYVIEIALPFLFFAPFRKLRLFSCYGQMLLQVMIIASGNYNFFNLLTITFCFSLMDDRHLFGLQNNKKASAMENTVTGITLGLLIYFTVLWFGIDLGKEVPVHSEIQFSAKDFERALKLAVATSIAIGAISFFFTACTSLYDLVFRSRSSLFEYILNVIQYVTYFTVACFLFGISLVPYSTLDPATRTSLPVFLNRWHGQFDQFHLTSSYGLFRSMTGVNGRPEVILEGATELQGPYNEISFKYKPGQIERPCPFIVPYQPRLDWQMWFAALGTYHHNPWLVSLTYRILTNESDVINLLDSNIYNEFEEDWPPKYIKGSLYTYKYTSSSDHSVTDNSWKRTRVSDYLPIFSSDHEPLIKYLENQRILGQPDITLTNTLLASFLDKVWVICSATEPHIFIWALLVSAFVVTRLS, encoded by the exons ATGTATGGCAGCTATATATCTTTCTGCCTTCACCTCATTCTATGTGCAAATACGAG AATTCATTCTCATTCATTTTCAGGGTTATATGGGCCCAATGGTATCCTTCCATCACATGCCACTTTAGGTATTCAAGACAAAAGGCATTTCTTTGATAAATTTTGGGAGAATCCAACATTGCTACATCTAGCTCCAGTGTTTGGGTTAACTGTTTCCTATTGCATGGAACTGTTTGCTCTGACTGGAATCCTCTTATCATTTCTTGG GCTAGTTTATCAAAAGATCTGCAATTTGTTCATATTTTTTACACTATGGCTCTTATACCTCTCGCTGTACAAAGTGGGCCAAACATTTCTCCATTTCCAGTGGGATATTATGTTACTAGAAAGTGGATTCATAACTATTGTTGTGGCTCCAATCCTTTTctcagagaaaagaaaaaccacacCAAGAGACCAGTTGTGCTTTTGGCTTGTGAAATGGTTACTTTTTCGACTCATGTTTGCTTCTGGAGTTGTAAAACTTACCAGTAAATGCCCAACATGGTGGAACTTGTCag CCTTGACAGTTCATTATGAATCTCAATGCATTCCAGCTCCGTTGGCATGGTATTTACATCAGTCTCCGGTTTGGTTCCATAAACTCTCAGTGGTGGCAACGTACGTGATTGAAATTGCGctgccttttttgttttttgcacCGTTTCGGAAATTGCGACTTTTTTCGTGCTATGGACAG ATGCTGCTTCAGGTCATGATAATCGCGAGTGGAAATTACAATTTCTTCAATCTCCTTACtattacattttgtttttcgctGATGGACGATCGTCATCTTTTTGGACTACAAAACAACAAGAAGGCGTCAGCGATGGAAAATACAGTCACTGGAATTACCCTTGGATTACTGATTTATTTTACGGTTCTTTGGTTTGGGATTGATTTAGGAAAGGAAGTCCCAGTCCATTCTGAAATAC AATTTTCTGCAAAAGATTTTGAAAGGGCCCTTAAATTAGCAGTAGCAACATCAATTGCCATTGGTGCTATATCTTTCTTCTTCACGGCTTGCACATCCCTATATGATCTCGTTTTCAGATCACGATCATCCTTGTTTGAATATATTCTGAATGTTATTCAGTATGTCACGTATTTCACCGTGGCATGTTTCCTGTTTGGAATCAGCTTG GTTCCGTATTCGACGCTTGATCCTGCGACGCGTACGTCACTTCCCGTTTTCCTTAATCGTTGGCATGGACAGTTTGATCAGTTTCATTTAACTA GTTCCTACGGTCTCTTTCGATCCATGACTGGTGTAAATGGTCGACCAGAGGTGATATTAGAAGGAGCAACTGAACTACAGGGCCCATATAACgaaatttcatttaaatataAACCTGGGCAAATTGAAAGACCATGCCCGTTCATTG TACCTTATCAACCTCGACTAGATTGGCAAAT GTGGTTTGCAGCATTGGGAACCTATCATCACAATCCCTGGTTAGTATCATTGACCTACCGAATTTTGACCAACGAGTCGGATGTCATTAATCTACTCGATTCCAATATATACAACGAGTTTGAAGAAGATTGGCCTCCAAAATATATCAAAGGAAGTTTATATACCTATAAATATACCTCTTCATCAGACCACAG TGTCACAGACAATTCGTGGAAACGAACAAGGGTTTCTGACTATCTTCCCATTTTCTCATCTGATCATGAACCATTGATTAAATACCTGGAGAACCAAAGAATACTTGGCCAACCTGATATTACATTGACAAATACTTTATTGGCATCATTTCTCGACAAAGTTTGGGTAATTTGTAGTGCAACAGAACCCCATATCTTCATTTGGGCATTGTTGGTTTCAGCTTTTGTTGTTACTCGCTTATCATAA
- the LOC116931941 gene encoding lipase maturation factor 2 isoform X3, translating into MYGSYISFCLHLILCANTRLFKWLYGPNGILPSHATLGIQDKRHFFDKFWENPTLLHLAPVFGLTVSYCMELFALTGILLSFLGLVYQKICNLFIFFTLWLLYLSLYKVGQTFLHFQWDIMLLESGFITIVVAPILFSEKRKTTPRDQLCFWLVKWLLFRLMFASGVVKLTSKCPTWWNLSALTVHYESQCIPAPLAWYLHQSPVWFHKLSVVATYVIEIALPFLFFAPFRKLRLFSCYGQMLLQVMIIASGNYNFFNLLTITFCFSLMDDRHLFGLQNNKKASAMENTVTGITLGLLIYFTVLWFGIDLGKEVPVHSEIQFSAKDFERALKLAVATSIAIGAISFFFTACTSLYDLVFRSRSSLFEYILNVIQYVTYFTVACFLFGISLVPYSTLDPATRTSLPVFLNRWHGQFDQFHLTSSYGLFRSMTGVNGRPEVILEGATELQGPYNEISFKYKPGQIERPCPFIVPYQPRLDWQMWFAALGTYHHNPWLVSLTYRILTNESDVINLLDSNIYNEFEEDWPPKYIKGSLYTYKYTSSSDHSVTDNSWKRTRVSDYLPIFSSDHEPLIKYLENQRILGQPDITLTNTLLASFLDKVWVICSATEPHIFIWALLVSAFVVTRLS; encoded by the exons ATGTATGGCAGCTATATATCTTTCTGCCTTCACCTCATTCTATGTGCAAATACGAGGTTGTTCAAAT GGTTATATGGGCCCAATGGTATCCTTCCATCACATGCCACTTTAGGTATTCAAGACAAAAGGCATTTCTTTGATAAATTTTGGGAGAATCCAACATTGCTACATCTAGCTCCAGTGTTTGGGTTAACTGTTTCCTATTGCATGGAACTGTTTGCTCTGACTGGAATCCTCTTATCATTTCTTGG GCTAGTTTATCAAAAGATCTGCAATTTGTTCATATTTTTTACACTATGGCTCTTATACCTCTCGCTGTACAAAGTGGGCCAAACATTTCTCCATTTCCAGTGGGATATTATGTTACTAGAAAGTGGATTCATAACTATTGTTGTGGCTCCAATCCTTTTctcagagaaaagaaaaaccacacCAAGAGACCAGTTGTGCTTTTGGCTTGTGAAATGGTTACTTTTTCGACTCATGTTTGCTTCTGGAGTTGTAAAACTTACCAGTAAATGCCCAACATGGTGGAACTTGTCag CCTTGACAGTTCATTATGAATCTCAATGCATTCCAGCTCCGTTGGCATGGTATTTACATCAGTCTCCGGTTTGGTTCCATAAACTCTCAGTGGTGGCAACGTACGTGATTGAAATTGCGctgccttttttgttttttgcacCGTTTCGGAAATTGCGACTTTTTTCGTGCTATGGACAG ATGCTGCTTCAGGTCATGATAATCGCGAGTGGAAATTACAATTTCTTCAATCTCCTTACtattacattttgtttttcgctGATGGACGATCGTCATCTTTTTGGACTACAAAACAACAAGAAGGCGTCAGCGATGGAAAATACAGTCACTGGAATTACCCTTGGATTACTGATTTATTTTACGGTTCTTTGGTTTGGGATTGATTTAGGAAAGGAAGTCCCAGTCCATTCTGAAATAC AATTTTCTGCAAAAGATTTTGAAAGGGCCCTTAAATTAGCAGTAGCAACATCAATTGCCATTGGTGCTATATCTTTCTTCTTCACGGCTTGCACATCCCTATATGATCTCGTTTTCAGATCACGATCATCCTTGTTTGAATATATTCTGAATGTTATTCAGTATGTCACGTATTTCACCGTGGCATGTTTCCTGTTTGGAATCAGCTTG GTTCCGTATTCGACGCTTGATCCTGCGACGCGTACGTCACTTCCCGTTTTCCTTAATCGTTGGCATGGACAGTTTGATCAGTTTCATTTAACTA GTTCCTACGGTCTCTTTCGATCCATGACTGGTGTAAATGGTCGACCAGAGGTGATATTAGAAGGAGCAACTGAACTACAGGGCCCATATAACgaaatttcatttaaatataAACCTGGGCAAATTGAAAGACCATGCCCGTTCATTG TACCTTATCAACCTCGACTAGATTGGCAAAT GTGGTTTGCAGCATTGGGAACCTATCATCACAATCCCTGGTTAGTATCATTGACCTACCGAATTTTGACCAACGAGTCGGATGTCATTAATCTACTCGATTCCAATATATACAACGAGTTTGAAGAAGATTGGCCTCCAAAATATATCAAAGGAAGTTTATATACCTATAAATATACCTCTTCATCAGACCACAG TGTCACAGACAATTCGTGGAAACGAACAAGGGTTTCTGACTATCTTCCCATTTTCTCATCTGATCATGAACCATTGATTAAATACCTGGAGAACCAAAGAATACTTGGCCAACCTGATATTACATTGACAAATACTTTATTGGCATCATTTCTCGACAAAGTTTGGGTAATTTGTAGTGCAACAGAACCCCATATCTTCATTTGGGCATTGTTGGTTTCAGCTTTTGTTGTTACTCGCTTATCATAA